In Chaetodon trifascialis isolate fChaTrf1 chromosome 8, fChaTrf1.hap1, whole genome shotgun sequence, the DNA window aaacatgaatatttcattattaAAACCCTGagctttatttgtacagcacttATTATGGTgccataaaatgtgttttgattaAATCCTTTTATgtttctgcaggtgtttggCCATGGCAAAGCCAACGGGGAGCCCACCTGGGCCCTCCTGCTCACAGCTAGCATTTGTGAGATTGGCATTATCATTGCATCCCTGGACGCAGTCGCACCCATCCTCTCCATGTAAGCACACTGTAACTTCACACACGCTGTGTGTTCATCGCTGTGCAGGCGCTCTGGTGCTCATcctctcttctgctcttctctctttaGGTTCTTCTTGATGTGCTACATGTTTGTCAATCTTGCCTGTGCTCTGCAGACTTTGCTTAGGACGCCGAACTGGAGGCCGCGCTTTAAGTTCTACCACTGGTGAGCACGCATACATGTCAGGGCAAtggatttgattttgttttgaaagctgctgtgaaatgaaagtttttcattttcatcacataTGCATCATTAACTTTCTCATTTCTGCATTTGATGCAAATTCTGAGATTTAAATTTGCTGAAGATATTATCTTATGTTGTGTGCACCTGAATCGCCGTGAGAGTTTAGCAGCAGCGGACTAAATGCAAGACTTTCTATCAACAAGCTGAGGTCACTGCTGTATGAGGCTGGTATAGATTCTCAGTTAGTCTAAACATGTGACTTCCTGTCCCCTACAGGGCTTTGTCTTTCTTGGGTATGAGCCTGTGCCTGTCACTCATGTTCATCTGTTCCTGGTATTATGCCATAGTTGCCATGGGCATCGCCACCTGCATCTACAAATACATTGAGTTCTGTGGGTAAGTGCTCATCATGACAGAATAGGACTGTGGAAACAAGACTGTGTTGCAGCATCCAGTTATTCTGTCCGCGGGTTACTGTCTTAGTTGTATGATGGCTATTATGAATACACTTACACACGATGATACCTAGATGTTGTGTCAACTCATTACTGTGCTGTGTCACAGAGCTGAGAAGGAGTGGGGCGATGGGATACGTGGCATCTCTCTCAGTGCTGCACGCTTCGCTCTCATGAGGCTGGAGGAGGGACCGCCACATACCAAGAACTGGAGGTCAGTCCACACCTCCTCAGCTTTTAAACTCTTAACACGTGTTGACTCTAAAACACAATCTTTTGGTTCTTTGTCTTTCGTCAGGCCTCAGATCCTGGTCCTGGTGAGTGTGGATGCTGAGCAGAATGTAGAACAGCCTCGTCTGCtgtctctgaccaatcagatgaAAGCAGGGAAGGGTCTGACCATCGTTGGCACCTCTGTTCAAGGAACCTTCCTAGACAACTATACTGAGGCCCAGAGGGCAGATCAGGTCCGTCCTTtaatcccaaacacacacacacacacacacactagtatCACACAACTCTTACTGTGTCTACAAACGATCCCAGTTTTTCGCAGACTCTAACAAACgtcttcccctctctgtctaTTTGTAGTCTTTGCGTAAACTGATGGAGACGGAGAAGGTGAAGGGCTTCTCTCAAGTGGTCATCTCCTCCAATCTGAGAGATGGGACGTCACACCTGATCCAGGTTGGAGGACTGGGAGGCCTGAAGCACAACACTGTAATGGTCAGCTGGCCTCGAAACTGGAAACAGCCTGAGTACCACCAGCAGTTTAGGAACTTTATTGGTAAGTCTTAAGACGCTGGTAAATTAGTTGATGTCTGAGTCAATGAATGTTAGTTTTGTGTCATCAACATCTGGTTTTCCTGGTTTTGATAATGGAGGAAAATAGTTATTGAGCATGTATGGCTAAAATGACCAGCTAGGAATACTTAATAAGTTATAGTAGTTCTATTTTTATATGCAATTGAGACCATTGACAGAGACATAATGTTTATTTTACGATTTattcctccttcctgtctgatgAGATGCATGCAGGTCCttccttttattttcttatatcttaaaaattatattttatatatcaTCTCTTCTGTCCCTCTGCAGAGGTGGTTAGAGAGACAACCATAGCCAGTCTGGCCTTGCTGGTTCCCAAGAATATCTCCAGCTACCCGTCCAATGGAGAGCGCTTCACAGAAGGCCACATAGACGTGTGGTGGATTGTCCATGATGGAGGCATGTTGATGCTTCTGCCCTTCCTGCTGCGCCAGCATAAGGTGGGAAACAAGACACTAAGACGATGTTTAATATGGTTTTGTCTGAGGAAAACTTGTGTGGACACAGTGTTGAGACAGTTAACACAGAGAACATTTTGCTCATTATCTGCAAATCTTTTTTGCCCCGCAGGTGTGGAGGAAGTGCAAGATGCGCATTTTCACTGTAGCTCAGATGGACGACAATAGTATCCAGATGAAGAAAGACCTCATCACCTTCCTCTATCACCTGCGCATTGATgctgaggtggaggtggtggagatggTGAGAGACTTGTCTGATACGCTGAGCTCATAAACAAAACCTGCAAGGAGAgggatttttgtgtgtgtgtgtgttttgtgtatggAAGCCCATATGGGacaatatttaaaacaaaatatgtaaaaaatgtgtatgttattaaaatgaaaatgcaatcaTCCAATCTGTAATTTCACTTGCAAAGCCGTTTATTAGATGTTTTTTCAGTATTGTTCACTTCAGAGCAGGTAAAGTCTTTGCCAGTGAAACATCAAACagcttttttccattttcattgtAATGTGGTCCTCAAATGCCCTTCCATAATGTGGCTCCAGTTTCAGTTCAGCTAtgtgagaaatgaaaaacatcttttctcTTTAAAGCATGACAGTGACATCTCAGCCTACACCTATGAGAAGACCCTGGTAATGGAACAACGATCACAGATCCTCAAACAGATGCATCTGACCAAGaatgaaatggagagagaggtAAACTACAAACTATATATTACACAACTGCAGAAACCTCAGTATCAGTAAGGAAGGCTCTTGTTATTTTAAACCATATTTACCAAATGGAGGAACATGTAATTATCGTCAGCATGGGCCCCTGAGGAAATGCcattcattttgacattttcattatCACTCTGCACGCTCCAAATATCAGCTCTGGGGCAGGGAATTAGTTTATAATAAGGCGCTGGTGTCTGGACTTGTTTTTGCTGGTCTGCAACAAATAAAAAGGATATTACACATTGAACCTAATCtattccctctctttttttataACCAAAGATCCAGAGCATTACGGATTCGTCCCGTGGGTCCATTCGGCGTAAAAACCCGCCTGGCTTGCGCTCCCAGCACAGCGCTGAGGAAGGAGCCAGCCTGGCAGAAAAACCAGAAGATGAGGTGaaacttgctttttttttaaagtacctctgtcctctttccctccatgcctgttgtctctctgtgctctggCTTGGGCAGAATCTTCTCTTTGCACAATAATGTGGCAGAcgtgttttcattcatcatcaCAAAAGCAGCtatcacagcagtgttttactCTTTTCACTGGCTGCTCAGAGATTTCCCACCGGCCACTGGCTCCACAGTTTCACCTATACTGACAGgtgcctcttttctctctttcaccctgTCACGCTGTCACGTCACGGTGtccctctctcagtctgtggCTGTCTCCAACCCAAAACAGGTACAGCTGATCCACAGTAAGAACGCATCCACACCAACAAGCCCCACGTCTCCCATCGGGCCTGCAGGGGGCGCCGCCACCTGGACAGACAATAAAGGCACAGACAAGGGGCCCACCCTTTTATCAGCAAACCCGGAGGCAGCCAAAGACCTCTTCAACATGAAGCCGTGAGTGATCTTTCAGTTTCACTCAGCCAAGCATGCTGAACAGGACACAACACATGACATGCACACGGGAACAGGAGCCAGCAGTAAATATTTGAGTAAATCGACCCATGTTCAAGGGTTTAAAGAGCTCGTTCTGTTCCTGCATATGTGACAAACAAAACTTTGAACTTAAACCAGTACCAAGTGcagatgtctgtgtgtacatgtctgtAATTCACCACCTTTATTTCCCTCCTAAATTGCTGCTGCAGGGAATGGGAGAACTTGTAAGTATTAGCATTTTGTAGTGAGACAAACTGTGTGAGCTCAGCAGCTCAAAGACTGACTTGCAAACCCAACGTGGCCTCGTGTTTCTTGCTTTAGGAACCAGACAGATGTGAGGCGCATGCATACGGCAATGCGGCTCAATGAGGTCATCACAAAGAAGTCCAAGGAGGCAAAACTTGTCCTGCTCAACATGCCTGGACCACCCAAGAACCGTGTGGGCAATGAAAATTGTATCCTGCATCATGTATACAACACACTGCATTCCATATATGTTTGTGTCCTGAGCTCAGTTCAGCTCGGTTTACTTGTCCCACAAGAGGAAATTCCTTTTGCAACAAGGCGgcacaaaaatgtaaatgcaatgaaaacacCATAAGACAactgaaaacattaaaagtgCTGCTACTATACATGCTatacaaaatacaataaaagaTTCAGCTGATAAAAGCTAAGACTGCAACAAACAGAATAGGGTTTTAGCACTTCATTGTATATTCAAATTAAGAGCTCTAGTTACACCTGGGCTAAATGAAACCCCAGCACTTAATTTTTAGAAACCTGGATCTCTGACCAGAGGAGAGAAATCCTTAATAAGAGGATGAAAGTAGTAAACGAATTTAGATTCtttatcaaagtaaaagtgttaatacaacaatgtaaaagTACTCCAGCACAAGTCAAAGTGCTGCATTATTATGTAGGTATTATCGGTAAAAGCCAGAAAACTGGCGGCCGTAACTGataaactacagtatattattttatattatatcaTATATACAATCAGTATGCATGAGAAAATTTTGcatgagaaaagaaaatcacattCCTTCACTGTGATGGTCTCTCAGACATGGAGTTCCTGGAGGTTCTCACTGAAGGTCTCAATCGGGTCCTCCTGGTGCGTGGAGGTGGACGTGAGGTCATCACCATCTACTCCTGAAGGGCTTTGAGCGGCCCCTGCGTGGACTctgccctctcctccttctctatCGTTCCAGGAAAATCCTCCCACAGCCTCACCTCGCCTCACCATCTGCTCATCTAACCTTTCAGCACGAAGAATTACGCAACggtctcctctctgttctgcaCATGTTGGCTGATACCAGCAGACGTGTTTATGGTTAGTTCTGACAGTTTCTGCAGTAAGACAAAGGACTGAAAAAAAACCTGGAACAGgttttcaaacttttctttccctttcctgGTGTTAAATCAGCCTGCTGtccttttccttctgtttttggtcatttgtaaaagatgaatgttttttctttatccatccatccatccattttctatactgcctatccctttcggggttgtgggggggctggagcctatcccagctgtcaacaggcgagaggcggggtacaccctggcCCGttcgccagtcgatcgcagggcttTTTCTTTatccttttttcttattttctgttatttattattgatgttatttatgcatttattaatCTAATCATGTCTCTCTTTGTCCTGGTCCGTTTTTGGATGGTCAGAGGCACACAAGTAATAATATCAGATCACTGGAAATGATGTTACCTCATACTGGAAATGTCAATATTTACATACATTCCCCAAACAGACAAAGACCATTTGGAGGAAATAGATTTAAATAGTTTCCTTTGCACTCATATCAGTCTAACATTACACCATCTGTGAAAGAGCAGGGACAATATGTGTGATTTGCTGTTAATGCCCGGACCATGAGCATCATAAGAACAACAGTATCATCGCTGGCTTGACCTTGttgtggtttatttatttatcagtgTGCATCACCCTCTCATTGCAGAGAGCATGAcagaaattaaaatcaaaagGAAATGTTTTGATGCAGATTATCATGAGCCCAAACCTGATTGTTTGCCCTCTTTATCCCCACAGTTGGACAGGAATCATATAGATTGCATGAACTCAGTGACATGCCGCAGTGCAAAGCCTCTGAGCTcagttaaatactgcacatttgATATATTATCCCCAGTGTCCTGCACTTTTCCCACGGAGCCCAGACAACAGAACCTGCTACAGATGATGTGTGTTATCGGATCAGGATACAGTATGGAGTCAGTTCTTcacaatgtaaaacataaagGCGAGTTGTTTGCATAACTTCAACgtcagacagacaaaaatcTAAATAGAACATTTCAAGTGggatttaaatgtaaaatttcaACAGATTTCAAATCAGGCATGTATACAAACTTTTATGAAACATAATAGTAAATAGTAAAGTGTTGAGGAGAAAGTTAATGAATGTaggattttattattttattgaaaaattATTACTtagaatttaatttaatgtttggAAACAGACATCTTAAAATATCAGTATTGATCGATATCATAGATATATCATAAATTTTATCATGAAAAACCTATTTTTGATAGTGTAGTTCAGAGAAAGAGTAAACGTAATTTATATAGATaatttgaaatatgaaaatgaacatgCGCATTCATGCACATGCTGTGCGCTGTTCTTCACACAGATCAGCTGACTCTGCCAACACGACCACGAAGAGAGTGGCCAGTGTACATTATCCAGGCCTGGAGAGGGCATAGTTTATGATATCATTATGATATCATAAGTGTTTAGTATTAATACTTTAGAATGGAAGTTTTTGTCCTAACGTGAAggtaaacattttatttccctcctcctcttagctgtttttttttgccataagTATTTTACTCAAGAAATTATGCATTCAAATTTCAATCATTAGAATTCAAGATCTTTTCCAGGAAATCGCAGGACTTGTAAATATCCTTTAGATTTATCGTATACATGTACTGTTTCAATGCTGTAGCATACAGAACCTCACCTCTTCATACACATACTGATATGTCTAGGTTTAGGTGTTTCCCTCATAACTCTGAAAGGTTTGGGTGCAGAACATTCATTTGATGAGAAGATGATGTGGTTCTACAGACCGATGTGTCCGTCACTGGTCTGCACAAGTTTAGACTCACAATTTTTAAACTCCCtaacccagtgtgtgtgtgtgtgtgtgtgtatgtgtgtgtgtgtgcgcgcgcacgcgtgcgtgcgtgtgttgtgAGTATATGCCTGTATGCTGCGTTTGAGTGAGGACAGTGTAACTGAACAGCAAAGATGGAGTGGAGATGGGACACTTGTAAATAAATCTGTGATTTTAGGCGTAGAGATAACACGTGTAATGTGTGATCATACAGGTTTTATAAATATAAAATAGGCAGTTTGTCTTTTGAAATGCTAAACTTTGTTTTATGTTCTACCACGTCTCATGCAATTATGTACGAGTAATGGTTTAAAACCATTTTATATGTCGGCTCAAAACGCAATAAATTAGAATCGTTTTAATACAACTCTGGCAATGGAAGTGTTTGTGTcgtgtttttgttacagtgtCTGCTCTCATGTTAATTGCATCGGCTTTATGGTTTGTAATTTTGCAAATGCCAAACGtaaatcctcctcttcctcagaatCACTGATCTCTGCAGTCATAAAGATACACAGACTGGTGGTACTTGGATTGAAATAGCATCTCACTAGACACAAATTAGTTTCTCCAATATAAGACTGCAAATGGtagggatgatgatgatgataataccTCAGAtagttttccaggtttgggcCAGTCAGTCTTAATCAGAAATGAGTCTTTGCAGgagttatttttaaaaatacgTTGCAAATATGTtctgttccttttgtttacctTTCAGGTCCTGGATCCTCTCACCAAAtgagttttcacactcacccGCACATTCAGATGTCagagcaggcttttgttcttgctgAGTAGGAAAATACACAGTGTTACGTCgttccagttgcacttgccacagctttaattccACTGCAAATGATTTCACGTTGGAAAACAGAAAGCTGAGAAGCTCAACCTCACGGAGGTGCTAGAGGggaagtcaggggatcactaaAATCCATAATATAACATTAATCCCTATCTGGTAAAAAATGATCCTGGTGTCAGAAGAAACGCTACTGTGAATACACGTTTGTAAATTCATGCTGTAAATTGTTAGAGGATAACCACAAAATGGCCAAAGTCCACACAGCAGAGGTTCTCTGTGAGGTCAATGCTGCTTGCGGTTAGAGAGAGCAGACTTGGCCAATGTCTTTCGCCTCTCTTATCTA includes these proteins:
- the slc12a5b gene encoding solute carrier family 12 member 5b isoform X2, whose product is MLNNMTDCEEGEGGPNSQGDGNPKESSPFINSTAASDAEKSQQYDGKNMALFEEEMDTSPMVSSLLSSLANYSNLPTGSKEHEEAENIEEGARPSKKPVKAPQLGTLMGVYLPCIQNIFGVILFLRMTWMVGVGGVFGSFIIVFMCCSTTMLTAISMSAIATNGVVPAGGSYYMISRSLGPEFGGAVGICFYLGTTFAGAMYILGCIEILLIYIVPQAAIFKIEGLEGPEAEAALLNNMRVYGTIVLSLMSLVVFVGVKYVNKLALVFLACVILSILAVYAGVIKTAVEPPVFPVCLLGNRTVVSKGYDICAKVIEIDNETITTKLWRSFCDSESLNATCDEYFTNNNVTVIQGIPGVTSGILAENLFGNYLEKGVILEKRGLQSYMDPDSPITSSNRYVLADITSFFTLLVGIYFPSVTGIMAGSNRSGDLRDAQKSIPIGTIAAITTTSTVYMSCVVLFGACIEGVVLRDKFGEGVNGNLVIGTLAWPSPWVIVFGSFFSTCGAGLQSLTGAPRLLQAISRDGIIPFLRVFGHGKANGEPTWALLLTASICEIGIIIASLDAVAPILSMFFLMCYMFVNLACALQTLLRTPNWRPRFKFYHWALSFLGMSLCLSLMFICSWYYAIVAMGIATCIYKYIEFCGAEKEWGDGIRGISLSAARFALMRLEEGPPHTKNWRPQILVLVSVDAEQNVEQPRLLSLTNQMKAGKGLTIVGTSVQGTFLDNYTEAQRADQSLRKLMETEKVKGFSQVVISSNLRDGTSHLIQVGGLGGLKHNTVMVSWPRNWKQPEYHQQFRNFIEVVRETTIASLALLVPKNISSYPSNGERFTEGHIDVWWIVHDGGMLMLLPFLLRQHKVWRKCKMRIFTVAQMDDNSIQMKKDLITFLYHLRIDAEVEVVEMHDSDISAYTYEKTLVMEQRSQILKQMHLTKNEMEREIQSITDSSRGSIRRKNPPGLRSQHSAEEGASLAEKPEDEVQLIHSKNASTPTSPTSPIGPAGGAATWTDNKGTDKGPTLLSANPEAAKDLFNMKPEWENLNQTDVRRMHTAMRLNEVITKKSKEAKLVLLNMPGPPKNRVGNENYMEFLEVLTEGLNRVLLVRGGGREVITIYS
- the slc12a5b gene encoding solute carrier family 12 member 5b isoform X1; this encodes MLNNMTDCEEGEGGPNSQGDGNPKESSPFINSTAASDAEKSQQYDGKNMALFEEEMDTSPMVSSLLSSLANYSNLPTGSKEHEEAENIEEGARPSKKPVKAPQLGTLMGVYLPCIQNIFGVILFLRMTWMVGVGGVFGSFIIVFMCCSTTMLTAISMSAIATNGVVPAGGSYYMISRSLGPEFGGAVGICFYLGTTFAGAMYILGCIEILLIYIVPQAAIFKIEGLEGPEAEAALLNNMRVYGTIVLSLMSLVVFVGVKYVNKLALVFLACVILSILAVYAGVIKTAVEPPVFPVCLLGNRTVVSKGYDICAKVIEIDNETITTKLWRSFCDSESLNATCDEYFTNNNVTVIQGIPGVTSGILAENLFGNYLEKGVILEKRGLQSYMDPDSPITSSNRYVLADITSFFTLLVGIYFPSVTGIMAGSNRSGDLRDAQKSIPIGTIAAITTTSTVYMSCVVLFGACIEGVVLRDKFGEGVNGNLVIGTLAWPSPWVIVFGSFFSTCGAGLQSLTGAPRLLQAISRDGIIPFLRVFGHGKANGEPTWALLLTASICEIGIIIASLDAVAPILSMFFLMCYMFVNLACALQTLLRTPNWRPRFKFYHWALSFLGMSLCLSLMFICSWYYAIVAMGIATCIYKYIEFCGAEKEWGDGIRGISLSAARFALMRLEEGPPHTKNWRPQILVLVSVDAEQNVEQPRLLSLTNQMKAGKGLTIVGTSVQGTFLDNYTEAQRADQSLRKLMETEKVKGFSQVVISSNLRDGTSHLIQVGGLGGLKHNTVMVSWPRNWKQPEYHQQFRNFIEVVRETTIASLALLVPKNISSYPSNGERFTEGHIDVWWIVHDGGMLMLLPFLLRQHKVWRKCKMRIFTVAQMDDNSIQMKKDLITFLYHLRIDAEVEVVEMHDSDISAYTYEKTLVMEQRSQILKQMHLTKNEMEREIQSITDSSRGSIRRKNPPGLRSQHSAEEGASLAEKPEDESVAVSNPKQVQLIHSKNASTPTSPTSPIGPAGGAATWTDNKGTDKGPTLLSANPEAAKDLFNMKPEWENLNQTDVRRMHTAMRLNEVITKKSKEAKLVLLNMPGPPKNRVGNENYMEFLEVLTEGLNRVLLVRGGGREVITIYS